A window of the Candidatus Brocadiaceae bacterium genome harbors these coding sequences:
- the fliW gene encoding flagellar assembly protein FliW, with amino-acid sequence MEEKSLIKLRTEKLGELNIKTEDIITFDEGILGYEDYKQYVIVNFEECRPFEWLICVEDPMIAFPIINPLPLFTDYNPLDSVEEVQSLHIEDRGDVETFCIVTLGEDPAQVTINLKGPILVNMGNNKGKQVVLTEDYYNLHHPLVKT; translated from the coding sequence ATGGAAGAAAAGAGTTTGATTAAATTGAGAACGGAAAAACTAGGCGAGTTGAATATTAAAACGGAAGATATTATTACATTTGATGAAGGTATTTTAGGGTATGAAGATTATAAGCAATACGTTATTGTTAATTTTGAGGAATGCCGTCCTTTTGAGTGGCTTATTTGTGTGGAAGACCCCATGATAGCATTTCCCATCATTAATCCATTGCCTCTTTTTACCGACTATAATCCACTGGATTCTGTTGAGGAAGTACAGTCATTGCATATTGAGGACAGGGGGGATGTTGAAACCTTTTGTATTGTTACATTAGGTGAAGATCCTGCACAGGTAACAATAAATCTCAAAGGTCCGATACTTGTCAATATGGGCAATAATAAGGGGAAACAGGTCGTTTTAACGGAAGATTATTACAACCTGCATCATCCACTGGTAAAAACGTAA
- a CDS encoding flagellar basal body P-ring protein FlgI, translating to MLAGDGVRILQVFQHLNTLSGMWERKLLENKGTRLMKSKIFNSKHSLKFLVVMISIVSVALVTPLCKFAQAAVRLKDVAYVEGVRDNQLYGYGLVIGLQGTGDNAQIFKVTRQMAVNIFEKMGLLFDDEDFFSRNVAAVMVTANIPAFVRPGDTLDVTVSSIGDCKSLEGGVLLQTALQGADNEVYAVAQGPLAIGGFNIEGNAQSSRKNISTTGRIASGAIVEKEIQTSIFYGKSMSIVLHEPDFTTANRTVEAINNLYPDVAKAVDAAIINIIPPKEFQTDTAIVQFVANLEELYITTDSIARVIVNERTGTIVAHENVRISTVAVAHGNLSITITEEEEVSQPNALASGNTEKVDRTEIKIDEQERRLHVIDAGVSISDVARALNLLGVTPRDLISIFQAIKRAGALHAELVIM from the coding sequence ATGTTGGCCGGGGATGGGGTAAGGATACTGCAAGTCTTTCAGCATCTCAATACCTTGTCTGGTATGTGGGAGAGGAAACTTTTGGAAAATAAAGGCACAAGGCTTATGAAGAGCAAAATATTTAATTCGAAACATAGTTTGAAGTTTCTGGTGGTAATGATTTCCATTGTAAGTGTTGCGCTGGTGACACCCCTTTGCAAATTTGCTCAGGCAGCTGTGCGTCTTAAGGATGTTGCCTATGTTGAGGGAGTCCGTGACAACCAGTTGTACGGATATGGGCTTGTTATAGGGCTTCAGGGGACAGGGGACAACGCGCAGATTTTTAAGGTGACCAGGCAGATGGCGGTCAACATATTTGAGAAAATGGGATTGCTTTTTGATGATGAAGATTTCTTCTCGCGCAATGTGGCTGCTGTAATGGTCACTGCTAATATCCCTGCTTTTGTCAGGCCGGGTGACACGCTGGATGTGACTGTCTCTTCCATTGGAGATTGCAAAAGTCTGGAGGGGGGCGTCTTGCTTCAAACGGCATTGCAGGGCGCCGATAATGAGGTCTATGCGGTCGCGCAGGGGCCTTTGGCGATTGGTGGTTTTAACATAGAGGGCAATGCCCAATCTTCGCGGAAAAATATATCAACAACAGGACGCATAGCAAGTGGCGCTATTGTAGAAAAAGAGATCCAGACCTCCATCTTCTATGGAAAGTCAATGAGTATTGTATTGCATGAGCCTGATTTTACAACGGCAAATAGGACAGTTGAAGCGATTAACAATTTGTATCCGGATGTGGCAAAAGCGGTAGATGCCGCAATTATAAATATTATACCTCCGAAGGAATTTCAAACGGATACCGCTATTGTGCAGTTTGTTGCAAATCTTGAGGAATTGTACATAACAACGGATAGTATTGCCAGAGTGATTGTTAATGAACGCACTGGAACAATCGTTGCGCATGAAAATGTCCGTATTTCTACGGTTGCAGTGGCACATGGGAATTTAAGTATTACAATAACTGAAGAAGAAGAGGTTTCACAACCAAATGCCTTGGCTTCCGGCAATACCGAAAAGGTTGACCGGACAGAAATTAAGATAGATGAGCAGGAAAGGAGATTGCATGTGATTGATGCCGGTGTTTCGATTTCTGATGTGGCTCGCGCACTTAATCTCCTGGGTGTTACTCCCCGTGATCTGATTTCTATATTTCAGGCAATCAAGCGTGCAGGCGCCCTTCACGCAGAGCTTGTAATTATGTAA
- the flgL gene encoding flagellar hook-associated protein FlgL: MSSRITQNSINRTTLSNIKLNYKEMQEIQEKLSTGKRLNRPSDDPSGMRKVLGFKTEKIRVQQFLDNASIASEQIIFTFNSLENIQSAVERVQTLALEAGNDTLGVDERTIIASEIDGFLETILQFSNMTDSNGRYIYSGTKTLTETFSATRNSTGEISSVSYNGNSEELEQQIGPNSYVKVNKSGDKLFLNNNLFSTLVSMRDELKSSSYSSNTFLSLRGALETAANSLMSEMTKFGATANRLEISISRLESSKLSLKELISYSEDADIAELIMELKNQENVLQSSLQTGARIIQPTLLDFLG; the protein is encoded by the coding sequence ATGTCATCGAGAATAACACAGAATAGTATCAATCGCACAACCCTTTCAAATATTAAACTTAATTATAAAGAAATGCAGGAGATACAGGAAAAACTTTCTACAGGAAAAAGATTAAATCGTCCTTCGGATGATCCTTCCGGTATGAGGAAAGTGCTGGGGTTTAAAACAGAAAAGATAAGAGTTCAGCAATTTTTAGACAATGCAAGTATTGCCTCAGAACAGATAATCTTTACCTTTAATTCTCTCGAAAATATTCAGAGCGCTGTTGAAAGGGTGCAGACGTTAGCCCTGGAGGCAGGTAATGACACCCTGGGCGTTGATGAGCGTACGATCATTGCCAGTGAGATTGATGGTTTTTTAGAGACGATTCTGCAATTCTCAAACATGACGGATAGTAATGGTCGGTATATCTATTCAGGTACAAAAACCTTGACAGAGACTTTTTCGGCTACCAGAAATAGTACGGGAGAAATATCATCGGTTTCTTATAATGGAAATAGCGAGGAGCTTGAACAACAGATTGGTCCAAATTCATATGTAAAAGTAAATAAATCCGGAGATAAGTTGTTTTTGAATAATAATCTCTTTTCAACGTTGGTGTCTATGAGGGACGAACTGAAAAGCAGTAGTTATAGTTCAAATACCTTTTTATCTTTGCGGGGTGCCTTGGAAACTGCTGCAAACAGCTTAATGTCTGAGATGACAAAATTTGGTGCTACGGCTAACAGGCTGGAGATTTCCATCAGCAGGCTCGAAAGTTCAAAGCTTTCGTTAAAGGAATTGATTTCATATAGTGAAGATGCTGATATAGCAGAGTTAATAATGGAATTAAAAAATCAGGAAAATGTTTTACAATCTTCACTCCAAACAGGGGCAAGGATTATTCAGCCTACACTCCTTGACTTCCTGGGCTAG
- a CDS encoding tetratricopeptide repeat protein, with protein MTNRKENLLPKSDLHTRRETGNNSYDETVALANTLIDNGKWDEAYPYLKTAVTINAKYAQGFNHLGVYYRKKNNYAGAIENFIKAVLIDYGFLEAHYNLASVYMERKEYDKALSHFKEVVVVNSEDYEVYDHMGQCCLLKDNTDDAEVFFSEALRLNPDYVSAALNLGKVLIKKNECEKAKKMLLRFYRNNITLHEVNFLLGIMYKMEEDYTRAMHHLKETLLIDKNNAFAYNLLGECCVKTGLEEQAETLFAAAIKLDPLNVHVFYNLGNLYYGRKKYQDAILCLEEYVRIKEADDAVNAVWSQAAPSDEAVPLYNLLGNCYKIANNSVKAIEIWEKSLALQPQQQDIKDALADLSQAFRLNKRISLVID; from the coding sequence ATGACGAATAGGAAAGAAAACCTTCTGCCAAAATCTGATTTGCATACTCGGAGAGAAACAGGAAATAATAGTTATGATGAAACTGTTGCGCTTGCGAATACCCTGATTGATAATGGCAAATGGGATGAGGCGTATCCATATTTAAAGACTGCCGTTACAATAAATGCTAAGTATGCACAGGGATTTAATCACCTCGGAGTATATTACCGTAAAAAGAATAATTATGCTGGGGCAATTGAAAATTTTATAAAGGCAGTGCTGATTGATTATGGTTTCCTGGAAGCGCACTATAACCTTGCCTCCGTGTATATGGAACGTAAGGAATATGACAAGGCGTTATCTCATTTTAAAGAGGTAGTGGTGGTAAATTCTGAAGATTATGAAGTGTACGATCATATGGGGCAGTGCTGTCTTCTTAAAGATAATACGGACGATGCGGAAGTATTTTTTTCCGAAGCTCTCCGTTTAAACCCTGATTATGTTTCTGCTGCTTTAAATCTTGGAAAAGTGCTCATTAAAAAGAATGAGTGTGAAAAGGCAAAGAAAATGCTTTTGCGTTTTTACAGGAATAACATTACTCTTCACGAGGTGAACTTTTTGCTTGGTATTATGTATAAAATGGAGGAAGACTATACCAGGGCGATGCATCATTTAAAAGAGACATTACTTATTGACAAGAATAATGCATTCGCGTATAACTTGCTTGGCGAGTGCTGTGTAAAAACTGGTTTGGAAGAACAGGCAGAGACTTTATTTGCTGCCGCGATAAAGTTGGATCCTTTAAATGTACATGTGTTTTACAACCTTGGTAATCTGTATTACGGACGGAAAAAATATCAGGACGCAATACTGTGTCTGGAGGAATATGTGAGAATCAAGGAGGCTGATGATGCTGTGAACGCGGTATGGTCGCAGGCAGCTCCTTCTGATGAAGCAGTGCCCCTCTATAATCTGTTGGGGAATTGTTATAAAATAGCCAATAATTCGGTTAAGGCAATTGAAATATGGGAAAAGTCTTTGGCGCTACAGCCTCAACAACAGGACATAAAAGATGCGTTGGCGGACCTTTCACAAGCATTTCGTCTGAACAAACGGATAAGCTTAGTGATTGATTAA
- a CDS encoding rod-binding protein encodes MEHHLSINPLLYSQPQDIASLKNMSKQKRVKENDGALKKASQDFEAIVLNFVIKTMWKTIPESSFSGEESGAMDSYTAIMQNALAQDIAAKGGLGMARVLYNQMMNEKGPENNLSPVIEGDTLHGSPLHCQQRKVERYKEDKS; translated from the coding sequence ATGGAACATCACCTGTCAATAAACCCATTGCTCTATTCTCAACCGCAGGATATAGCATCATTAAAAAACATGAGTAAGCAAAAAAGGGTAAAAGAGAATGATGGTGCATTGAAAAAAGCATCGCAGGATTTTGAAGCAATAGTCCTCAATTTTGTTATTAAAACCATGTGGAAAACGATTCCGGAGTCAAGTTTTTCCGGTGAGGAGAGTGGGGCGATGGACAGTTATACCGCGATAATGCAGAATGCGCTCGCGCAGGATATTGCTGCCAAAGGAGGTCTTGGAATGGCACGAGTACTCTATAATCAGATGATGAATGAAAAAGGACCGGAAAATAATCTTTCCCCTGTCATAGAAGGGGATACTCTCCACGGAAGCCCTTTGCATTGCCAACAACGAAAGGTTGAACGTTATAAAGAAGATAAATCATGA
- the flgG gene encoding flagellar basal-body rod protein FlgG encodes MIRSLYTAATGMKAQQLYLDNISNNLANVNTTGFKRSQVNFQDLLYDKEHVAGSESSQGFEIPTGIQLGGGVRPIGTTKVFSPGNLQNTGRSLDLAIGGNGFFQISRPDGTIAYTRDGSFELNSKGELVTAEGLPLSPSITILDAKEISVGTDGTVYVKGGDSSGTIQNVGQIMLATFPNPAGLDALGRNLFAETIATGAPVVSIPGEQGTGEVVQGFLENSNVDTVTELVNLITAQRGYEINSRSIKASDEMLQTINQVA; translated from the coding sequence ATGATACGATCACTCTATACAGCGGCTACCGGCATGAAGGCGCAACAGTTATACCTGGACAATATTTCAAATAACCTGGCGAATGTAAATACTACGGGATTCAAAAGAAGCCAGGTGAATTTTCAGGACCTGCTTTATGATAAGGAACATGTAGCGGGTTCTGAGTCTTCGCAAGGATTTGAGATACCTACCGGCATTCAATTGGGCGGCGGCGTAAGGCCTATTGGAACGACAAAAGTCTTTTCCCCGGGAAATCTTCAAAATACCGGACGATCATTGGATCTTGCTATAGGGGGCAACGGATTTTTTCAAATTAGCCGTCCTGACGGTACTATCGCATATACGCGGGATGGTTCGTTTGAGTTGAATAGCAAGGGGGAACTTGTCACTGCCGAAGGGTTGCCGCTTTCTCCATCTATTACGATTTTGGACGCAAAAGAAATTTCGGTTGGCACGGATGGGACCGTATATGTTAAAGGTGGTGACAGTTCTGGGACAATACAGAATGTGGGGCAGATTATGCTGGCAACGTTTCCTAATCCTGCCGGTCTGGATGCGCTTGGGAGAAATCTTTTTGCGGAAACAATAGCAACCGGCGCGCCCGTTGTTTCGATACCAGGCGAGCAGGGAACAGGAGAGGTTGTTCAGGGGTTTTTAGAAAATTCCAATGTAGATACGGTGACGGAACTTGTGAACCTTATTACTGCCCAGCGTGGTTATGAGATTAATTCCAGGTCAATAAAGGCAAGTGACGAGATGTTGCAGACGATTAATCAGGTTGCTTAA
- a CDS encoding glycosyltransferase yields the protein MHHENEKKDTRFADQLEEIKKYFSIKKDDAAMYLLEEMSKRNKIDVLFTEGIIFEKCNHFEDAIRSFDKLLILEKHHPEGRYHRAFCLTNLGRLKEARIDLQICLEDAPEKDAIHQLLKLTHTLEGKFPKFIIDRRVCPPVSSNQKPAYLYYNLNEKINPVNILKDFNLARNSETKNIAISVVVPVKDEEGSLLALHAKLKNVLNTLSQKYEIIFIDDGSTDTSLKLLNEISAKDPSVVIIKFRRNYGQTAAFAAGFKYASGDVVITMDADLQNDPADIPRLLNKMSEGYDLVCGWRKNRKDKALRRKLPSWIANGIINKLIAGTGIKIHDAGCSLKAYKKGIIKNIKIYGEMHRFIPAYAAWLGIKIAEIPVTHHPRRHDYSKYGLERLGPVVLDLVTLRFFTGFKTKPFQFFGKIATTITLSGIVLSIMLFSSEKLLHFGINSQTSVVMILFSILGGLQFVVVGLLSEIIMRGFLEAHNREEYVVEHIIDSPGDEES from the coding sequence ATGCATCATGAAAATGAAAAGAAGGATACCCGGTTTGCCGATCAACTGGAAGAAATAAAGAAATATTTTTCCATAAAGAAAGACGATGCTGCCATGTATCTTCTGGAGGAAATGTCTAAGCGGAATAAGATTGATGTATTATTTACTGAAGGTATCATTTTTGAAAAATGTAACCATTTTGAAGATGCAATACGTTCATTTGATAAACTATTAATTTTGGAAAAACATCATCCGGAGGGAAGATACCACCGGGCATTTTGCCTCACCAATCTTGGACGGTTAAAGGAGGCCAGGATTGATTTGCAAATATGTCTTGAGGATGCCCCTGAGAAAGATGCGATACATCAATTGCTGAAACTGACGCATACCTTAGAGGGAAAATTTCCCAAATTTATTATCGATAGAAGAGTATGCCCACCCGTTTCATCAAATCAAAAGCCAGCATACCTGTACTATAATTTAAATGAAAAGATAAATCCGGTAAACATCCTTAAAGACTTTAACCTTGCCAGAAACAGTGAAACAAAAAATATTGCCATTTCCGTAGTTGTTCCGGTAAAGGATGAAGAAGGGTCTTTATTGGCTTTACACGCTAAGCTGAAAAATGTTTTAAATACGCTATCTCAGAAATATGAAATTATTTTTATTGATGACGGCAGTACCGATACTTCTCTGAAATTACTCAATGAAATATCTGCAAAAGACCCGTCTGTGGTTATTATTAAATTCCGCCGTAATTATGGACAAACAGCGGCGTTTGCGGCAGGCTTCAAATACGCGTCCGGTGACGTTGTTATTACTATGGATGCGGACCTCCAGAATGATCCTGCAGACATACCCAGATTATTAAACAAAATGTCTGAGGGGTATGATTTGGTATGCGGCTGGCGAAAAAATCGAAAGGACAAGGCTCTCAGGAGAAAACTCCCTTCCTGGATTGCAAATGGTATTATTAATAAGCTCATCGCGGGTACCGGGATAAAAATTCATGACGCGGGTTGTTCCTTGAAGGCATATAAAAAAGGAATCATTAAGAACATTAAAATATATGGAGAAATGCATCGGTTTATTCCCGCATATGCTGCTTGGCTTGGAATCAAGATAGCGGAAATTCCCGTTACCCATCATCCACGGCGTCATGATTATTCTAAATACGGACTTGAACGGCTGGGCCCTGTTGTGCTGGACCTGGTAACACTTCGTTTCTTTACCGGTTTTAAAACAAAGCCCTTTCAATTTTTCGGTAAAATCGCTACAACAATAACACTTTCCGGAATCGTGCTTTCAATAATGCTTTTTTCGTCAGAGAAACTCCTGCATTTTGGCATAAATTCACAGACGTCCGTTGTCATGATATTGTTTTCGATATTAGGAGGTTTGCAGTTTGTGGTTGTAGGCCTTTTGAGCGAAATTATCATGCGCGGATTTCTTGAGGCCCACAATAGAGAAGAATATGTGGTTGAGCATATCATAGATTCTCCGGGAGATGAGGAAAGCTAA
- a CDS encoding flagellar protein FlgN, with translation MVKLLDDLIETIERMSVVYNELVDVARIKKTCLIKGSIEELERLIFREKNQTEMAQLLEEKRRNIIQCYCNEQDVQEKNITMENLLNGMDKETRKKVQEKIVALKASLRQLKELNEANATLTNYSLDITTDIMKMFFPPMQQNSIYAQTGKMQGYELSRVLVDTKI, from the coding sequence ATGGTGAAATTATTGGATGACCTTATCGAAACCATTGAACGAATGTCTGTTGTATATAATGAGCTGGTAGATGTTGCCAGAATAAAAAAGACCTGTCTGATAAAAGGAAGCATAGAGGAATTGGAAAGGCTTATATTTCGGGAAAAAAATCAAACAGAAATGGCACAACTCCTGGAAGAAAAGAGGCGGAATATTATACAGTGTTATTGTAATGAACAAGATGTTCAAGAGAAAAACATTACCATGGAAAATTTACTGAATGGCATGGATAAAGAAACCAGGAAAAAGGTTCAGGAGAAAATTGTTGCATTAAAAGCATCATTGAGGCAGCTAAAAGAATTAAACGAAGCAAACGCAACGCTTACAAATTATTCACTCGATATTACTACGGATATCATGAAAATGTTTTTTCCTCCAATGCAGCAAAATTCAATATATGCGCAAACGGGAAAAATGCAGGGTTATGAGTTGTCGAGAGTATTGGTTGATACAAAAATATAA
- the flgK gene encoding flagellar hook-associated protein FlgK, which produces MSSDLQIGLSGVLTAQRAMLVTAHNISNANTKGYSKQTAILSSRQPIEITAGTLGQGVQLAKIKRNRDEYLESRLRDIGSSLGSASVKSQYFKELETILNENAESSLNNAILTFFRYANDLSQNPESISVRASLMETSNTLTDTFRRISTELDQMKTFVKQGIEDQISDINNITKSIAGLNKEIAIIESKGIESNDLLDKRDALLQDISTIINIRTEKNSDGTVDVTSSGGLLVSGASSLELAYKMETDSTVSIIAANNESARYTPTDGEISGLLEMNNTTIVNYDKKINTLAAAFIKEVNKIHSEGVGLSGGFSSVLSDNAVSSASVALKSAGLSITPTSGDLYVTVIDSSGVMTKTKVTVDVSVDTLTSVQTSLDAITGISANITDKRLQVLADSGYSFNFSYALDPNPATGSITGTTIPSISGVYSGSSNDVYTFTAIGTGGTIGSTAGLQVEIRDSSSNLITTLDVGSGYTAGNTLDVGNGVSVSFAAGTLNVNDTFTLDVIHDSDGTDLLAALGINTFFNGTDASDITVNSRIKNDVTLIAASTGEVGNNVNAMRLAALQSSTNAVSSTSFADYLHQVSSALGEEAGNAYKEEESFTALETNIANRRDEVSGVNVDEELVSMIRFQQAYQASAKYISTVNQLTDFLLRSV; this is translated from the coding sequence ATGTCTTCAGACCTGCAAATAGGATTAAGCGGTGTCTTAACGGCACAGCGTGCAATGCTGGTAACGGCCCATAATATTTCAAATGCGAATACAAAGGGTTATTCAAAACAGACAGCTATTCTCAGTTCTCGCCAGCCTATCGAAATAACGGCAGGTACCCTTGGACAAGGTGTTCAGCTGGCAAAAATCAAGAGAAACCGTGATGAATATCTCGAAAGTAGACTGAGAGATATTGGTTCGTCTCTAGGTAGCGCTTCTGTAAAGAGCCAGTATTTCAAAGAACTGGAAACTATTCTGAATGAAAATGCAGAATCCAGTTTAAACAATGCGATACTTACCTTTTTTAGATATGCCAACGATCTCTCACAAAATCCGGAAAGCATAAGCGTTCGTGCCAGTCTCATGGAGACATCAAATACCCTGACGGATACTTTTCGGAGAATATCCACTGAACTCGACCAAATGAAAACATTTGTGAAACAAGGTATAGAGGATCAAATATCGGATATAAACAATATTACGAAATCCATTGCAGGTTTAAATAAAGAAATTGCAATTATTGAAAGCAAAGGTATTGAGTCAAATGATTTATTAGACAAACGAGATGCCTTGTTGCAGGATATTAGCACAATAATAAATATAAGAACTGAAAAAAACAGTGATGGAACTGTTGACGTAACATCTTCGGGTGGTTTATTGGTTTCCGGTGCGTCTTCCTTAGAGCTTGCCTATAAAATGGAAACAGATAGTACCGTTTCCATTATAGCTGCGAATAATGAATCTGCAAGATATACGCCTACAGATGGAGAAATAAGTGGTTTATTGGAAATGAACAATACGACAATTGTAAACTACGATAAAAAGATTAATACGTTGGCCGCCGCATTTATTAAAGAAGTCAATAAAATTCATAGTGAGGGCGTGGGTTTGTCAGGTGGTTTTTCCAGTGTGCTTTCAGATAATGCTGTGTCGAGTGCCAGTGTGGCATTAAAAAGTGCTGGTTTGTCCATTACTCCAACTAGTGGGGATTTGTATGTAACGGTGATAGACAGTTCAGGGGTAATGACGAAAACCAAAGTAACGGTGGATGTCTCTGTCGATACTCTTACTTCCGTACAGACAAGCCTGGATGCGATAACGGGGATATCTGCGAATATTACGGACAAAAGACTTCAGGTGCTTGCTGATTCCGGTTATTCATTCAATTTTTCCTATGCATTGGACCCAAATCCAGCGACGGGTAGCATTACCGGCACAACAATACCCTCGATATCAGGTGTTTACAGTGGAAGCAGCAATGATGTGTATACGTTTACAGCCATAGGTACGGGTGGTACTATTGGCTCAACTGCCGGGCTTCAAGTTGAAATACGAGACAGCAGTTCTAATCTGATAACAACGCTTGATGTAGGAAGCGGATATACAGCAGGGAATACCCTGGATGTCGGTAATGGTGTTTCTGTTTCCTTTGCCGCGGGCACGCTGAATGTAAACGATACATTTACCCTGGATGTCATACATGATTCTGATGGAACGGATCTTCTTGCCGCGCTGGGCATAAATACTTTTTTTAACGGTACTGATGCTTCCGACATCACCGTAAATTCCAGGATTAAAAATGATGTTACATTGATTGCCGCTTCAACGGGCGAAGTGGGAAATAATGTTAACGCAATGCGTTTAGCTGCGCTGCAGAGTAGCACAAATGCTGTGAGCAGCACATCGTTTGCTGATTATTTGCATCAGGTCTCATCAGCGCTAGGAGAAGAAGCAGGTAATGCTTATAAAGAGGAAGAGAGTTTTACTGCGTTGGAAACCAATATTGCGAATCGAAGGGATGAAGTATCCGGCGTTAACGTTGATGAAGAACTGGTCAGCATGATACGATTTCAGCAGGCGTATCAGGCTTCCGCAAAGTATATTTCAACAGTAAATCAACTAACAGATTTTCTCCTTCGTTCAGTGTAA
- the flgA gene encoding flagellar basal body P-ring formation chaperone FlgA, producing the protein MMKYSVLAVALWSGIFFMHTAFGGKIAIELKETVTLPEREILLGDIAYISCSDSSCMEKLNKISLGNTPWPGNVRKIKKEIINARLLDEGILLPDVVYGDKEFSLVSVETITIKGNEIFKKAKEHLLSTMSRPEDEIVIEADRMPRDILVPAHKGALSFEVSQIGANKDRGSVQFIVRVFINDKQYQKIPVYFMIRVFDHCVVANRLIQRNEIFSQEDISIRRVETTRLTEIPFDTVKEIVGKRALYTIRENTPITEKLIDDPPVIKKGDFIKLFIHTGKLRVVTKGVAMEEGYLGKVIRVKSFDSNKELHGTVEDLSAVRIIY; encoded by the coding sequence ATGATGAAATACAGTGTTCTTGCCGTGGCGTTATGGAGCGGTATTTTTTTTATGCATACGGCATTTGGGGGAAAGATTGCCATTGAGTTAAAAGAAACGGTGACTTTGCCGGAAAGGGAAATCCTGCTTGGTGACATTGCATATATCTCATGCAGTGACTCCTCCTGTATGGAAAAACTCAACAAAATATCGCTTGGAAATACCCCCTGGCCTGGTAATGTAAGAAAGATAAAGAAGGAAATCATAAACGCGCGTCTTCTGGATGAAGGTATACTATTGCCGGATGTTGTATACGGAGACAAAGAATTCTCATTGGTTTCCGTTGAAACAATAACCATAAAAGGCAATGAGATTTTCAAAAAAGCGAAGGAACATCTTTTGTCCACTATGTCAAGACCAGAGGACGAAATAGTTATTGAAGCAGACAGGATGCCGAGAGATATCTTGGTCCCGGCACATAAGGGTGCTCTCAGTTTTGAAGTATCACAAATTGGTGCGAATAAAGACAGGGGAAGCGTTCAGTTTATCGTACGTGTATTTATTAATGATAAGCAATATCAAAAAATACCAGTCTATTTTATGATACGGGTGTTTGATCATTGTGTCGTTGCAAACAGATTGATTCAACGAAATGAGATATTTTCTCAGGAAGATATTAGTATCAGGAGAGTGGAAACGACCAGGCTGACGGAGATTCCTTTTGATACAGTAAAAGAAATTGTAGGGAAACGCGCATTGTACACGATCAGGGAAAACACGCCAATAACAGAGAAACTTATCGATGATCCTCCTGTTATAAAAAAGGGTGATTTCATAAAGCTATTTATCCACACAGGCAAACTGCGCGTTGTAACGAAGGGGGTTGCGATGGAAGAGGGGTATTTGGGAAAAGTAATCAGGGTTAAAAGTTTTGATTCAAATAAAGAACTGCACGGGACAGTTGAGGATTTATCTGCGGTCAGAATTATTTATTAA
- a CDS encoding flagellar basal body L-ring protein FlgH, with product MKNKLRVFLFVSVLLSVFCGTVQADSIWNKRVSLNSNLFNDNRARGIGDIVTVIINESTNITGQEDSSANSSQKHSIQVDTSDFLTEVQRHNIRSSAGFSGYVPNMTSDTSHDFAGQGQYESNRNINLELTAVVTEKLANGNLIIEGNRDVDVNGEKYNIKVSGIVRPIDISIENIIQSSSIANANISLEGKGFLTRAAKRGWFNRVIETAWPF from the coding sequence ATGAAAAATAAACTAAGGGTTTTTCTTTTTGTCTCTGTCCTGCTATCCGTTTTCTGTGGTACTGTTCAAGCAGATTCAATATGGAATAAAAGAGTTTCGCTGAACTCGAACCTGTTTAATGACAACAGGGCAAGAGGGATAGGGGATATTGTTACCGTGATAATTAACGAGTCAACAAATATTACAGGACAGGAAGACAGTTCTGCGAACAGCAGCCAGAAGCACAGCATACAAGTGGATACTTCAGATTTTCTGACGGAAGTACAGAGACATAACATCAGGAGCTCTGCGGGTTTCAGCGGATACGTGCCAAACATGACATCGGATACAAGCCACGATTTTGCAGGCCAGGGTCAATATGAAAGCAATCGAAATATTAATTTAGAACTTACTGCCGTAGTGACGGAGAAACTTGCCAATGGCAACCTCATTATTGAGGGGAATCGTGATGTTGATGTGAACGGTGAAAAATATAATATCAAGGTCTCCGGTATTGTACGGCCTATTGATATCAGTATAGAGAATATCATTCAATCTTCATCAATTGCAAACGCTAATATATCCCTTGAGGGTAAAGGTTTTCTTACGCGGGCAGCGAAGCGGGGTTGGTTCAATCGTGTAATAGAAACAGCCTGGCCATTTTGA